The window taggggaggggaggcgggggggcTAACTCAAAAGCGCCAGCTGGACTTCCCCACAGGGTCTCTTCCGCAGCAAGAGAGTGATTCCAACTCTAGTTCACAGCCAGACCCAGGGGCTGAGCCAGGGTGTCTGCTTCCCCCAGAAGTCGCCGGATTGGCCAGGTCGTGCGGAAGGACAAAGAGGCCTGCCAAAGGAGTCACTCAGGTGACAGAGAAGCTACCTTTACCTTTCCAGGTCCCTCGGGAGCAAACGGGGGCGCCACGGTGAGTCGGCGCTCCTCCAGGCCGTGGGATGGGTCCTCCCGTGCGTCTCTCTCTCACTCCGTTTAAGGACAGGCCTCCCGGGCCCTGGGCCCCTGGGTGCCCAGAAGTATCTCTCCGCATCTTTGCAtccccagtacctggcacatcGTTTGGTTCAGAACCTACTTAATAAGCATCTTGCCTTTGagtgaataaatacattaatgaaaGGACAAATGAGTATTTTATGACCTAAATGAGTCGCAGAGCAGCATGGTGTAGTGAACTACCTAGCCCCAGGGAGACAGATTTCAATACACCCTTAGGATGAGCTTGTTCAGCGCTGGAAGAAGTAGACTCAAGGTGCAGCACCCTGTAATATACGTCTGCGGCCTCAGGGTTGCTTGCCTGTGACCAGAGAGTCCACTTCTGGGAGTCTCACTGAGAAAATAATTGTGCAGATGGTCAGAAAGATTTAggtgcaggggaaaaaaaaaaagaaacggaagCAAGTCGTATGATGCTCTGCAGTTACGGGACTGGCTAAACCATTCTACAGATGTAgatgttttttcctttgcttctctgtATTGCTATCTTTTTCTCAAAGAAGATATTACTTgcgtgaggggcacctgggtggctcagtcagttaggcgtccaacttttgactggctcaggtcatgctctcaaggttcgtaagtctgagccccacatcaggctctgcgctgacagtgcagagcctatttgggattctctctctctctctctctctctctctctgtccctcctccgctcgcACTCACCTGTCTTGttctcccaaaacaaataaacattaaaaagagaatatattacTTGtgtgaagcttaaaaaaaaaaaagcctagctATTACTGTAGAACAGGAGTCTGCAAAGGATAGCCCAGGGACCAAATCCACCTgtcacttgtttttgtaaataaagttttactggaagaGCATCACACACTTCCACGGACGGCAGAACTGAGTAGTTAAAATAGAGACCACATGGCTTGCCACACCTATAACAGGTATTATCTGGCCCTGTACAGAAAAAGTCCGCTGATCCTTGTGTAGAATCTTCCATCACAACAAATACGTGGCATATATTTAAGTAACAACTATGGCATATAGAATTATGTGCAGTATAATCCTTTTTTTGCTAAATACATCTCTAGGCCCAGAAAAGGGACTGGAAAAGGATGTGCTAATTATCTCCGAGTGGTGTTGAGCATACATatgtaaaagttatttttacttttatttattcgtATTTTCTAAATGCCTAAGATGCGTCCAACGATGAAACCGTCATTGGACAACCACAACGGCAACAGAGAAGTCAAGGAGCGTCCCTCTTGGCGGACGCCAGGTGGAAAGGGTTTGAAGGTCACCCATGAGGGATTCTTCAGGAGGGTCAGGCCCCAGATGAGAAGGGACACAGCCCCACCAAGGTGTCTCCCACAGCACCAAGTAGTTTGTCCCGCCGCGGCTTTGAGAGGGATCTCTTCACTTTTTCAGggcaaattacttttaaaaaaaattaagaccccTATTTTAGCAACAAATCCAACAGAATCTATGTAGCAACGAAGAGAAACACGTCTCTGTCTTGTTCTTCAGGGAGACGAGCGCCGCGTACGTTTGATGTCGAACCAAACATGAGCAAGTTGGAAATACTCCAAAATGCCTCTCAAGATGATTGAAGACAACTGAGGGTGTCCAGAAACCACGGATGACAACCACTGAGTTAAGAGTTTCGGAGCATTACTTTAATGAAGAGAAGAGAGTTTCGGTGGTGGGGTCCTGTTTTTGTCATACATCAAGTGGCCTGGGAGCCGAGGtcagacaaaaagacaaaactgggGGCCACCGAAATTCCAGTCCAACAAGCTGCCCCCACCAGAGAAAGAATGAGCTCCTCTGTGGAACGTTCTGGGCCCAAGGCACAGAGGGAAACATATGAAAGGTTCCCAAAGGTGTACTGTGCCTCCCAGGAAAAGCGGAAAACTGACCCCAGCCTTTGGAAGCAAGTGACCGGGCGTCGAAAGCCCGGCCCACCCGCCACCCACTTCCTCCTGCCAGCACctggccaggcaccccagagaaggCCTGGCCGGACCCCCACGTGGTGCAGTGGGCACCCCAGCCAAGGAGTCAGCTTGTGCTGTGCCTCACACTTCTCTCATACACATGCCACATGTCATCCCAAACCCCAAGGCTCACCCCCAAGGCAACAAGGAGACGGGGCCCACCAGaagccaggccctggacagctTTCCCTTGGTGGGAGAAAGAACCGAATGCGAGCGCACGAATCCCACCGGGACTGTGTCCCTGGCGTTCGGCACGGCAGCCTTTGTGCCTCGGCCCGCCCATCAGGTGGCCGGAGGGAGTGTTCAGACGCGCATTGTTCTGAGGCTCCGCAGCCTGTTTTGAAGCTGTGGGTCAGGGAAAGGGTGGTGGCCAatctctgtgctgagcttggccCTATTTGTCACAAGCCAAGCCTCCGAGTTCTCGGGCCGGTTGGAGGCAGCACGCTCCTTTCTCGCATGATGTTGACAAGCCCTGTTATTACAGGGCTGGATCAGTAACTAACCAGAACAGCCTTGGCTGCCTCCACACCTCGTACCCACGACATACCAGGACTTAGGTGAAACAGTAAGCAGAACacgatacaaaataaataaatggaaacgcAACCCCAGGAAATCGAGTGCACTCCCGACAAAGAACAGTTAAACCAGACCTGGCTCGGATTTAGGTGGAGAGGCCCGGCAGAGCGAAGAGCCACAAGCCACGAGCCACGAGCCAGCCAAAGAGGGACCTATGTTAGCTACCTACGTACGTGGCTTCCAGAGGatccccgccccccacgcccTGTTCAGGTACCTCCAGGCTCAGGTTCtgcctgagggaaaaaaaaaaaaaaaaaaaagccccaaagcTCTGCCCAAGTCCTGCTCCCCCGAGCTCTTTTGGGAGGGTCCACGGCTTTCTGAGAAGGGCTTTCCAGATGGCGCCCGGAGGCAGCGTTGCCAAACTCCACAGCTTAAGTAAATGTTGCCGCAGTCCCGTCCTGCCAGGAAGAGGCAAGGGGGACCCGCGGCTCCTTTCAAGCTGCTGCGAGGCTCATTTCCTGGGGAGAACAGAGAGCCCCCAACCACCTGCCCCGCACCCTGCTGGTGAgccccctttcctctctgcaccccctcctccttcctcagtgGGTCAGCCCAGTGTGCATGAGTGGAGGGAGGAGCCTTCCAGATGCCGACAGAGGACAGGGGGGCAAAGGGAGGTGAGGCACGCAGAAAGGCAGCAAGCAGGCCCGAGGGGCACAGATGGCAAAGGTCCTAGCCCAGTCATCATGAATTTGGGCTATCTGCACAAATCCAATCTCCTGATCTCTGCAGGCGTTTCTCCACCCCTACCATCAATGCTCCCAAACAGCTCGGCTGTTAAAGGAGCTAactgctccctccttctctgacctCACAGGCTCAGAatgctgcaaagggctccccatGCAGATCACTCCCCAGGATTCCCTCTGCTCTCCACCTTAAGAGCCCCCATCACCCTGGTGGAGGACTTCTTGAAGCTTGCCATTGACTCCACCCTCCTGAGACACCAGGGCCACCTTCCGGAATCTTCTCTCCATGAAGGGCGGACCTGGGAAGCGGCCGAGGGGTAGGGCAAGGAGCCTTTCATGCCTTACCCTCTCAGGAGTGTGCTTCTTATAAGCGGGCTTCAGGCCACAGAAGGGAGTCAAAGCATGAGGGACCTACGGGGGAAGGGGTTTGGGTGAACAGGAGGTCCTCGAGCTTCCCCCAAACAGACATCACAGGCATACGTTCCCAGGTGCCTAAAGGCACAGCgagagagtggggaaaggtgGCTCCTAGAATCTCATGATACCTGACTGCCTTTGGCCACACGTGACCGTCTAAAGCAAACTGCTAGTTCCAGCCCCAACACACTCAAGGCGGTGGCCAGAACCCAAGCCCGGAACCTTCCATTCCAATTAATGGGGATCACGCAGCTAATGCTTCATGCTCTGTTTTGAACACTGCTTAATTCTTTGCCTCATTGTAACCTGTCCTTAGCTAATCTGTGTTTTTCTTATTACCATTAAATTTAGATTTACATACACGTGTCCGTTCCTCGAGTTAACACGCACACAGAAGGGGCGCGCCGTGAGCATTTCAGCATCTCTGGACAGGAACACAGCACCCCTCCTAGAGCACTCGAGGGGACGCTGGCAGCATGGTGTCCGTCTTGAGGGTGGGCAAGGTGAGGCAGTGGGCCAAAGAGGGCAGGCCTTGAGTGACCCTGCGGCCAGCGATCGAATCCCTCCCCCACAAAACGGTGTCCGTCCTGAGAATCTACAGGAACGTCCAGGAGGCTTTGCTTCTGGGGTTTTATGTCACACATCTTTTATATCACACTCCCAACTGGAAGACTTTTAGAGCCAGTacaatttctctctttctgaaatgCTAAGTGACAGCGCCATCGGGCAGCCCCGTGGAAGGGGGATTTAGAGCTACAAACAAGGGGGTGAGACAGACAGGAAAAGCCCCAGAGTGGTACCGAGTGTTCCCAAATAATTGCTTCTGGACATAAGATAATCAAAGTGCACGCAGCGAATGGGAAGTTTATAAAAAGGAGCTGCTGGTAGGCGTCCGGCTCCTAGATCAGGAGGAAGATGACCTGATCGGCACCTGGGGTCTACTTTGTCACCGCTCCAGCACGCGGTCCCCAGACCCAGCAGAACGGTGACAGACCAGAGGGAGGCCACCTGGCCCTCCGACCTTCACCCCCACCGACACCTGACTCGTGAGTGAGCCCAAGTCTGGCCAGCGCGttaggcagggtggggggcatcACCCTGGCGGGGTAGGGCCCCTGGCGCCTGCCCGAGGACAGCTTCAGCACATGCAGCCGGGCCTCCGTAAATCTCCACAAACACGGTGGCCGCCTGTACATGCTTCCACGTCGGGGATGGAAGGACTGCATATGGCGCTCGGTTTTAACAGCTGAGCTTTAAAAAAGTGCAGCTTTTCATCTCACTGAACCAGCTcccaaactggggggggggggggagggggagaagggggcggtggggggggggaagggaagctgcaaaggggcagggggagccttGCACACCAAAGTTGGTTCTACAAGGAATTTCAGAGTACTATTTGCTCCAAAGGTCCCTCTGGAAAATGACAGAATGTTCCCTGTTTGTCATCTTCAAGTTTGCGAATTTCAACAAagtaatttcatcttttaaaaaggacgtgcttttcttttttttttttctttttctgtttttagtaataacaataataataataaaaccgaGGGAGCCTATCTACGAGGAACCACTCACAGGCCTCGGATCGggttaacaatttttaagtaaatttgtaaatgggattattgttttccaaagttcgGCTCAGCACAGAGATTAGTTGCCACGATGCCCCACGGGGCGTCCCGGGTCCTTTGAATTCCCTGCCTGGAGGCTGAAGGTGTTGGGAGAGGAACTGGAGGAAGAAGGCTGATAGGGCAGTTTTCCTGGAACTGCCTGGAaacttttactttctgtttcctctgctgATAATGAGTGTCTTCGGCTCTGCAGCCagcttccctcttccccctcccagccccctgtTGCTGTACGCCATCCCCGAGCTCCAGTATAAAGTTTGGCTTTTGCAGCAGGAAGCAGCTGGGCCAAGCAACCAGCGAATGATAATGACCTCAGAAATCTGCTGTTCGCTCGGCAACAATAGGGTGCTCAGTCTACTGGAAAATTGTGTTCATCAGCTAACTCTGCTCAGTTACTAATTGACATtgccaaatattttaagaacaattGGAAtgcacaagcaaaaaaaaaaaatgaagatcttAATCCtcagacttaaattttttttctctttttcttttttattcccccccccccgccccttctttGGGGTGCCTCGATTTGTTTGTGTGCAGCAGGCAGTGGTTATCACggatgggggcaggaaggaggagccACATCAGAAAAAgaggtggaaaagaaagaaaatctatcaTATCACTAAATGCAAGGGAGCCCCGGATAAAGGCCTTTGAGGCTGTGGTCAATGGGCCTACACAGGATGGAGACCCAGCATTTCAGGAATGCGGCTCAGGCAACAAAAGAGGACCCCACAAGGCTTCCAGCCCAGCTGATCAAATAATCCCTAACCATCTCAAAATATTATACCAGAAGTAGTAGGGGTTAACGATATTTTCATCCTTGCGTCTCTCCCTGGCTTTCCATTGATCACGTAAGTTAGCCGACTTTATTTAATGAACAGAGGGTCAACGCATTCAATTACCCCTTTCCCACCATCAACACTGCAATTAGCCCCTCTCCAAAATTATGGGGAATGCAGAAGGTAACTGCCCTGTTGGATATAATGAACAGTATCGTTTCTTAGTACATTAAGTTTTAATTATTCTGAGCATGATTTCCAAGGCAaaatccaaagaaacagaactttgGTCGTCTTCCGGCTCAGAGCAGAGCTCCAATCTGAGCACAGTCTTAGACAAGGTTTTGGGGAGAGATGCAGAGATTAATGCCATCGGAGGGTTTGCACGCGAGCCAAAAAATGAGGGAGCGTCAAAACGGCCGCCCCGCTTTCTAAATGTCATAAAAGAGTAAAATTTATAAGCTGCTGCTTTCCAAATAGTTTCCTTTTGCGTGGTACACGGAGGCAGAAATGACATCTACGATGGTGTGAAATTATTGGTAAGTCAAatcaacaacgacaacaacaacaaaaataaaacaaaggggaaaGATGGGGAAGTGATCCATGTGACTAGCTTTGTCCATTTTCTGTTAGAAAATATGACCTCTCAATTTGTCAAAGGTCTTAGTTTTCGCGGTTGATCCTCAGCTTGGTTCTCAGCAGTTTGGAGAGCCCAAGAACAAACACATTTTCTGGTTCACTGGAATCATTTTCACATGTTCACTGAATCAAACATTCTTTTGCTCACATAACAAACAGCTGCATCCCACATTAGCCTAGCCAGTGACAGTCGCCCATCTCGGCAATAACTGTTTGATTGCAAACTTGACCCCTTCTTCGTCTCGGTCTGGGCAAGACATTTTTAAACAGCCACTCCGTTCCCAATCCTCCTTTGCAAAGAATTACATCAGATAACAAAGGACGTCCCTGCCACTCATTGTAAGCCTTCTTCTGGAGATCTGTTCTAAGAGGCTCTCTGTAAAAAGGTTTTTTATGATGAATTCAGAACTACTATCATGTTAAGAGCAGCGATTTATAAAGAAGAATTCACTGGTTAAGATCTGAAAAAATAGTTTCTCAGGCCCTACTGacccagttttcaacaaaacaaGAATCAAGTGATGCAAATTGAGTTTTGCGACATTGTTATGCAGTCTGAGAAATTTGTAAAACCGTGTTTTGTGGTTATTGCTTAATAGAAGCCTTAATAAGTACTTCTTTCTTTACTTAAGAGcttaaagattttctttccccttcaccTTGCAGGTTTCTCTCTAACAGGTAATAATAAAATGCCTATTgtgtaaagatttttatttaaatgcttattttaatcGCACTTTACACAAGTCCTACTTGTTAGAAATCAGAGGCAAGACTAACCAGATCGGGTTAAGGGTCCTAATCCCAGCAAAACCTGAATGCCCTAAGGCGTGCGGCTGATTTGGGCTGCGTATTGGTATGCCATCAATTTTCCCACTTAgtcagaaaattatgaaagggtCTAATttgaatatgaagaaaacaaagaagtcaaccagaaatgaaagaatcGGTATTCACAATTGTAAAATACTTCaatgagggaaataaaagctaGAAGATAACCACAACTCAAGAATAATTCTCCTTTGAGTTGTAAGCCCGGTTGGTTCTTTTAAGCAAAATGGGTTTTTTCAACAGAGtatttacagatatggaaactacAGAGATAGAATAGCATGAGGCTATCACTTGGCCAGAAGGTGGGAAAAACATGGTAAACACGTCATTAATAAAGCCGAACATTTGGTGCCGGAATATTCTGCTGAGACCTCTTCATTTCAGCAGGTCTGGGAGAGGGATGGAAATCTGTCAATGTTAACTCCACGTCACTCCAAAAACTTAGGGGAGCCAGTCTGCCCTCTGCCTTCTGCCCCCTTCAAGGCCCCTGATCCAAAGACAGTGAGATGACACTCCCCAGAACAGGGGACCTCTTCGCAGGAGGGCGGAAATCGTCCCTCCTGACACTGGGCCGCCTGGCACTTTGCTGCCTCTGCACGGGAGATCTGTTTTTATGGAGTCCCCGCTGTCAGGCAGCGAAACCTGAACACCCTTCCCTTGCATCTCGAACGTTCCGCGCAGCGGTCACTCCTCGCGGCGTGGCCTCACCCCTCCGTGGTGGCTCACGTTCCTGGTCGGACTCTTCCAGAGTGCCTCACCAGAAATAAATCGCAAACGAGTCCAGGACTCCAGGAGTAGACAGTGTGTTTCATGGGTATTTAAGCAACAGCATTAAGTGCTATCGGAATCTCTGGAATGTGCAGTTCAGATTTATGCGTGTTAACAATTCTTTACTGGTTTGTAATAAGCCAGCAGACTCGCACTTTATTTTAATACTAATTTTGTCCTCGAAGAAGGGTATACCAACGCATGACAGTAACAGACAAAAACTAAGCCGGCATCTACTTAATAACTATAGCAGGGCACGGCTTCCGAAACGGAACTATTTACCAAAACCCAGAAGGGAAAAAAGcgaaagggaggggaagaaactTTACCAAAATGACCCTCAACAGTGTGCCGCCACGCCTTGAACAGTGAGCAATGCAGTGCCTTGAGGTGCCTCAAACTGTCTTTCATTTTCTAGACTTAATGGCTGATTGCAGAAATCAATGTTGCCATTAGTAACAGGGTATTTGTTATGGCATGATTTCCTCTGTTGTTAGGCTGCAGAATGATTACAGTATTAGCGAGATGCTTTCTTTATAAAGGGCTAGAGATATAACTTTCAATTTACCATCCATTAGAAAGGGACTTTGAAAATACGGACGGAGGCAACAAGCTTACCTGCTGTTAGGTAGCGATTTTAATTTAGCTATCTTAGGCTAGTgcgggttttttttgttgttgttgtttttggttggttttttttttccccccaacgcGGGCCAGGAAGCTTCAGCGTTTCACAGACATTTTGATGACAGATTTTCTGCTTTGCTATTTTAGACCCCAAAGCTGTATCGCCCGTGTAACAGTACAATTTAAGACACGCAGTCATGCATCTGTGTTTCAAACCTCTGTGCTTTTCTAAACCATCAGACGAGAGCGATGTGTTTCGTCAGGTTACAGGGGCCCGACAGGTGAGCCACGCTGTAATTTCGGAAGGGGACAGGAGGCAGGTttggcctggggagggggagaggggtgccCAAATGAGACAACTGTGGGAATatcctcgggggtgggggggaaagatgGTGAGCGTCTGAGCTCACACCTTCACACGCGTGGATGAAGCCAAAACGCCAGCTCCCGGGTTCCAGAGACGAGGTGATGGCGGATGGGGGCCGGGGCGTAAAACGGGGCCGGGCAGGGAActgccgggggaggggaggacaggctATGCCTGTCGGCAAACACGCCAACTGACCATCTCTACCACCCAGTAGGATCAACTTTCTTTCCCGGCAGCCAGTGTTCAAGGGAAGGCCAAAGACTCGAAGAGCTAGCCTTCCCTGGAGGCGGGGCAGAAAGGCACGGTCCACCTAACGCCATCAGGTCAGAGTGATGAGCTCAGGACTGACCTGGAAGAGAAGCCAGGGCCCGTCCCCCAGAGGCCGGCGCGGAGCCAGGCCCCCTGGACGGGGAGGGCCCTCGTCCCAGCTGCTGGTCCCCCACGTTCCCTGGCGGCCTACCTGAGGAGGACGGCGAGGAGGGGTGCGGGCTGTCCTCCTGGGCACTCCCGGTCTGGGAGAGCCCCCCGCCGGCCCCACTCTCCTCGGTGACGTTGGAGGAGCCCGGCGTGGTAGAGCGGCTCACCGACTGGGACTCCTGGTCACTGCCCGAGCCGCGCCGCTCGTCCAGGCCCACGTGCAGCCCGTCCTCGTCGCCCTTGCGGTCCCGCTTGTGGACGCGGGAGTGCACGACCACCTGGTGGTAGGTGCGGAACACCCGGCCGCAGTCGGGGCACTCGGTGGGCTTCTCCTTCATGCTCCCGGGACCCTGCAGGTTATAGTCGAGCGCCGGGTTCAGCCCGTGTGACAAAAAATCCCGACTGCCTTCTAAAGGGTCGAGCTTATTTGGCAGGTCCCTCTGATTGCCCACTTTAGTGCTGTGAACCAAATCAGCAGGCATTTTCTGCTTGGAGCCATCTGCTCCCACTAACACGTACTCCCGCTTCTCCTTATCAAACATAACTCCGGCGCTTGCCAAAGTGTCTTCGTGGTTGCGCTGTAGCTGATGCTCTTTAGACAAGAAGCCGTGTTCCATGGCCATGCCCCTGGCCATGAGCTGCCAAGCCTGGTAGCTGTTCACGGGGTCCATCTCGGCAGCCTTGGCAGCCGCCTGCAACCGCTCGATGCAGCTGGATTTCAGCGGCGGCACGAGGTTGAGGCACCCCAGGAGGGAGTGCTTGTCGCCCTCGGGGACCCCGTGGGCCACGCTGGAGATGGGGGACAGCAGCTTCCCCAGGACCTCCCTCTCCTTCACGGGCAGCTCCCCTTTGCCGTAGAGCTGGCTGGGCTCGCTCAGGCTGGCTTTGTCCGGGGCCACGAAGCCGCCCTGCAGACAGGAGAGGTACCGGGAATACAGGTTGGCGTGGGCCTCCTGGGACATGCCGCCCATGGGCACGGGCACCTCGGGGTCACTGGGGGACTTGTTCTTCACCGACAGCTTGTTGAGGTGGACCTTCATGTGGTTCttaaggaaccagggctccttgaagCGCCGGCCGCAGATCTGGCAGCAGTGCTCGAAGGAGTCCTTGTGTTTCCGCATGTGGCCCTTCAGGAACCACGCCTGGCTGAACACCTGCCCGCACACCTCGCAGCGGAACTCGTTGGCCGACTGCTCGCCGCCGCCGTTGGGGCCCTGGCCCTGGGCCGACTCGGCGGTGATGTGGGCCTTCTCCACGTGGCTGATGAGCTCCTCCTCCTGCGAGGCCGCGAAGTCGCACAGCGTGCACTTGTAGGGCTTGTGCAGGATGCGGATGTGGCGGTCCAGCTCCTCGCGCTTCTTGAACTTGCCCTTGCAGAAGGTGCAGCGGAAGCCGGCGGCCGGGACCACCGCGTCCTCCTGCACGCTGGCGGGCTTGGGCGAGGGCACCGGGTGGGCCACGTCGGGCACGCTGTGGTTGGCGGGCAGGGCCAGGTTGCAGGGGGCCGGCGGGGCCTGCTGGGCGTGCGGCAGGGGCTTCAGGTCGGGCCGCGGCTGCAGCAGGCTGCTCTTCATCTGCTTGTCCCGCAGGATGGCCCTCTCCTCCAGCTCGTGCAGCAGGCGGTTCTCCTCGCGCACCCGCCCGCGCCCCTTACCCAGGTTGCCCAGCTTGTGGGTCCGCAGGTGAATCTTGAGGTTGCCCTTCTGCGCCGCCCGGTGGTCGCAGTAGGGGCACTTGAAGGGCTTCTCGCCGGTGTGAGTGCGCATGTGCAGGGAGAGGATGCTGTTGAAGCGGAAACGCTTGCCGCACAGGGGGCACGGGTACTTGCGGTTTTTGCGGGCGTCGTCCTCGATGTCGCTCATCTGGGACATGATGCCCAGGTTCTGCCCGTTGAGGAACTGCTGCAGGTCCACCCGCCCGTTGAGGCTGGTGTCGACGTCCCGGCCCAGCTGGCTGGCCAGGAGCGCCATCTGGCTGCCCATGGGCTGGCCGGTCATGGGCACGTGGGCCTTCTCGTCGAGGGGCGCGGGGGCCTTCTCCTCCGGGTTGGGCCGCGGATGCAGCTCGGGGAAGGCATGGCTGAGCTGGGAGGTGATCTGGTGCAACTTCTGACTCATGGCATACTGGCCGTTGAGGACAGGGCCGCTCAGGTGGGGCTCAGCTTCCGGTGCCGCCGAGGACACTCCAAGGCACAGACTGGCTTCTTCCATCcctgaaaataaagagagagttgaggtctgtgccaggcaccgtggcGCAGCGAATCAACAGCATCAGCTGGCGAGGAATTTGCAATTCATGCCTTACCTACACATAATAATGCTAAGGAATTAGAgtcaaaaacaataataaaaagatgaattattAAATGCCAATTACGCAACATGGCATTGCTCCTCCAATTTGTTTTGGCGATAGATCGTCTTCCTTGTATTTTCTATTTACCGACCGCAATTATTCATTCgcatttaaattattaatgttttaccACTTCCAACACCTAATAACAAATCACGGGTCTACGTGTTAAACTTTCCCTCCTGTGCCCCTTGTGGCACCTGCACCTGTTGGTTCTGTTCAAAGTTTGCCTTGGAGCAGGATGGCTTTCACCGCAAGACCACATAGACTCCCTTGGAACTTTTGTTTCCGGTTACTATATTCAATAACATTCGCCAGCCTGTGATGAAAGAGATTATTTTATGATttgccaccccccaccaccaaaaaaaaaaaaaaaaaaaaaaaaaaaaccagaaaaacccAATGGCATGATATTTACTGGTAcataataaaacaagataatgttttgggaaaaaataaagtaaaggaCAGGCTTTAGAACAATAAAAGGGATTTTGCTTTAGTCAACAAAAAGTGCAGTAATATCTCATTAAGCTGATTAGTATGCTGCTTAGAAACAGTACTAGGTGCTGTAACACATgattataatcataaaaatcctTCAGTGTTTGCAAGGAAGCATTAACGAGGTATATTAAATTTTAAGGAGACTGCGAGTAGCGGCTTTGCAAACCTCAGAGATTAAGATTTAACCCTTATGTTACGAAACACTGTTATTTTGTCATTTGGTAACTGTGCCCATCAAAAGAAGTATAAATTATCTGGTGACGGAATCGTAGTGGATCGTCCAGACTGTTCATTTTTGGATAGGGGTGAAGACTTACACCATTTACTgggctctctctgtccttccactgGCATGATATCCCAGGCAGGGACTGTGATTGGGTTTAAAGAGATCCTTTATAGAACTAGATAAAAACCAATTAAAATCCAGGGATGATACCATAGGAAGTCTCAACCAAGTTTGAGTGTTTTTAATAACTTTCCCAGTATACAGTAATGAGTACAAATTGTACC is drawn from Felis catus isolate Fca126 chromosome E2, F.catus_Fca126_mat1.0, whole genome shotgun sequence and contains these coding sequences:
- the ZNF536 gene encoding zinc finger protein 536 isoform X4 translates to MEEASLCLGVSSAAPEAEPHLSGPVLNGQYAMSQKLHQITSQLSHAFPELHPRPNPEEKAPAPLDEKAHVPMTGQPMGSQMALLASQLGRDVDTSLNGRVDLQQFLNGQNLGIMSQMSDIEDDARKNRKYPCPLCGKRFRFNSILSLHMRTHTGEKPFKCPYCDHRAAQKGNLKIHLRTHKLGNLGKGRGRVREENRLLHELEERAILRDKQMKSSLLQPRPDLKPLPHAQQAPPAPCNLALPANHSVPDVAHPVPSPKPASVQEDAVVPAAGFRCTFCKGKFKKREELDRHIRILHKPYKCTLCDFAASQEEELISHVEKAHITAESAQGQGPNGGGEQSANEFRCEVCGQVFSQAWFLKGHMRKHKDSFEHCCQICGRRFKEPWFLKNHMKVHLNKLSVKNKSPSDPEVPVPMGGMSQEAHANLYSRYLSCLQGGFVAPDKASLSEPSQLYGKGELPVKEREVLGKLLSPISSVAHGVPEGDKHSLLGCLNLVPPLKSSCIERLQAAAKAAEMDPVNSYQAWQLMARGMAMEHGFLSKEHQLQRNHEDTLASAGVMFDKEKREYVLVGADGSKQKMPADLVHSTKVGNQRDLPNKLDPLEGSRDFLSHGLNPALDYNLQGPGSMKEKPTECPDCGRVFRTYHQVVVHSRVHKRDRKGDEDGLHVGLDERRGSGSDQESQSVSRSTTPGSSNVTEESGAGGGLSQTGSAQEDSPHPSSPSSSDLGEEAGRAAGVQQPALLRDRSLGSAMKDCPYCGKTFRTSHHLKVHLRIHTVCVHTITSGRKGSDLYPQGEKPYKCPHCDYAGTQSASLKYHLERHHRERQNGAGPLSGQPPNQDHRDELPNKAALFIRPDILRGAFKGLPGIDFRGGPASQQWTAGVLSSADHSGQATGMTSEAPSDTLKGADLPSKSTHFSEIGRAYQSIVNNGVNFHGSLQAFMDSFVLSSLKKEKDTKDKALSDPPSMKVHGPDGGEDKAGGKAVARKSEKSQYEPLDLSVRPDAASLPGSSVTVQDSIAWHGCLFCAFTTSSMELMALHLQANHLGKAKRKDNAVGVTLNCKDQAREAGKVALLPSVQSNKELALSSVIGPLESVSEKTAQGPVKETLGEQKSGTWPGLVDPAFCNFPSDFYKQFGVYPGMVGSGASSSCPNKEPDGKAHSEDDAPILIPETANKNTTDDLSDIASSEDMDSSKGENNDEEDIETEPEMMSKPQSALGKDSAGDGGDGLPPTGAPQPVQGLVSPLPQAPEKQWHGPGLLPAQDPSAGLPKPERGPPGLEKPMNMLSVLRAYSSDGLAAFNGLASSTANSGCIKRPDLCGK